One Gossypium arboreum isolate Shixiya-1 chromosome 13, ASM2569848v2, whole genome shotgun sequence genomic window, AAAACAAGCCAGAGTGGAAAGCCACAGTAAAAAACGATTGTATCTGCACTCAGTCTGATTTGAAGCTCAGTTGCGACGGGTTTCAGACGGTGGAGGCCGTCGATTCTTCGTTGATGGCGAAAACTGGTGCCGAATGCTTGATAAACGGCGGCCAACCGGTGGCTTCTTCCAGTAACTTGAGCTTCAACTATGCATGGGATACTTCATTTCCTTTCAAGCCCTTGTCTTCGCAAATCAACTGTTCTTAAAATCTTGAATCCAAAAGTAGGGTTTTTTGAATTTCAATGTTGCCTTTTTGCTTACCAATTTCAATAATGAAATGAAGAGCTAATATGATATTATATTAAATCCCCAAAAAGGATATTACTTAGGAAAACATTATGTGCAGTACTGAACTCCTAACTTTGAATGTTGAGCCAATGTCAAGTTAAAAACAAGGTGTGATAGTAATACCTGCCGCTGTAATCGAGTCAAAGCTCAAACGGTAAGAAGCTTGAGTTTACACTACAACAAAATAGGTTTTTAACGGCGTTTGAATAGAAAACGTCACTAAAGGTTAAGTATTAGTGGCGTTTTaaagaaagcgccgctaaaataTTAAGGTGAACAAAcgtttaaattaagcttccgtagAATTAGTGGCGCTTCCAAGAAAATGCCGTTATATGTCAAGCAGTAGTGGCGCTTTGTCGAAAACGCCACAAATGTGATGAGAAAAACGACAGCATTTTGTAGTTGAGCTATACtggcattagcggcgtttattGTAAAACGCCGCAATATATCTGTCATTAGCGGCGTTCCGCAAATATGTTTAATATTGAGCAAAAACGTTAGCGTTTTTATATATGCGTGTTAGTTGTGTTTTGGGTTATAAACGCCGCaattatgtcaaaattttaaatttttaatatatatttttttatcaaaatagaacAAATAACTTAAAAGTATGTTatgatgtattttaatttttttatattttaatcaaaatacaacaaatatttttaaaattttattatatttttaacgaTATCATTAATCATTTTATAATCATAACATTATGCTAGAGAAAATAATGATATGAATTTTATCATCATatattttaaactaatattaGATATAAAAGTATTTTGGTAATTATATTAGACgggcaaattttatttaaatcaatCTCGACTAGACccaaataatattgaaattagaccgcttaaaactcaatttaaaaaaaaaaactctattcGCCAAGTTAAAACCGAAATATAACGAattaattaaacatcaatttagcttaaaaaaaactaaaacactACATTATTTGCCCATTTTATGGTTTAAGGTGtataatttagggtttaaggtttaagatgTAATATTtaaaggtttatggattatgggtttagggattatgtttatggcttatggtttaagggttatgGGTTAGTGGTTAGGGGtttatgggttatgggttatgggttaatggtTTAGGGGTTAAGGCTTAAGggttattattttatggtttagggtttaggggatATAGTTTAGGGTACTTTAGTAGGGGATATAGTTtaatggtttaaggtttagagtattgattaattaatgttatTATATTGTGGTTTAAGGATCAAGGGATATAGTTTAGGGTTATGATTAATTCATACATTTTGTGGTTAAGGCTTAAGGGTTATTGTTTTGTGGTTTATGGTTAGAggatatagtttagggtttaggggatATAGTTTAAAGTTTAAGGTTATGGGGATATAGTTtaatggtttaaggtttagggttttgattaattagtgttaataatattaagtattgattaatcaataatattataaaaatatagagactaaatgatattaaaaattaCCGGCGTTTTATACAAAAACGCCACAAATATCCATGGACAGCAAAATGCCGTCTTTTGAAACTTTATTGTTAGTGGCACTTTTagtaaaaacgccacaaaaggtATGAATTACCGGTGTTTTCCAAAAACGCCACAAAGTTCTGTCAATTGAAACGTCATCGTTTTCATCTTTTTTTAGTGGCGAATCCTATAAAACGCCACAAATATCTATCAAGAGACCACAGATGGTGTTGTTTTGTGTTTTGTTATTAGTGGCGCTTTATTTCAAATGCTGCAAATAGTTGGAATTACCGGTGTTTTTGAAGGAAACGCCacaaatttcttttaggggattGTTGGATAACGTCGtcgttttttattctttttattagTGGCGGTTTTCTAAAACGCCGCAGAAGGCTTGTATTAGTGGTGTTTGCTAAAAGCGCCGCAAAGTTTTACTCTTTTTTAacttaaacggcgtcgtttttgtGAGGCCCGAATTTGCTTTACTCTCTGCCAAAGTGGATTTCCCTGATTTCCCCCCAGTTTCCCCCAACTTCTTCTCCCCCAAATTTTTTACCCTAGTTTCCCAATATCCAATCTTCTCTTCTCGATTTTAGAAGGGAACTCTTCGCCTCGTCTCTCCTTCGACGCATCTTCTCTCCTCCGCCGCCGctagaaattcggtttgtagagGTATTTTACTCTTAAAAGCTACGAAGTTATTAAGTTTGATTTCATTTTATGATTTAGATTGCATTTTATTTTGTTAGTCTTAGAATTGCTTATGGAAAGAAGATGCAAACAGTGGTTTGAtgtggaataatgaaataatttttgTTGACAATTGTGTAATTTGTCAGTGGATTGTTCAATATTTTCTGTTGACATTTCTTGCTTCATTCGGTTGAACCACCACCCACCTTTTTTTTTAGTTTCTTCCTTGGCCAAATTGTTGTAACAATATTTGGGCAACCCttttttgtgtttaaaatattatgtatttatatcaaattttaaattgataataCTATATCATGCTATGTTTTTGTGTTTACTGctattttagtttatttatttttattgtatttgtaTAATGTATTCCAGCACCCATTTTCAGAAATTTGATTAACCTAAAACCCGTATATATACAGCCAATTTGCTTTCTATTTATGTCAGTGTAGTTTGCCTATGATGAAGGAATGAAACAGAGAATAAGTGATGAAAGAGTTTACAGCTTTAAGACAGTTTTGAATTGTTTCCCAAATATTTTTCTCTTAAAAATCTcatctttaaatattatttgaatattgggatcatattttatttataaaagttaATGAAATCTACAATCCAACTAGTTTTTGTCCTGTCTGATTTCAGCTTAAGAGACTTGAAATTCTTTTCACACCTATCTGAGGAGATTCCCTTTTTGACTGTCCATGCATTGATTTCTATTTGTTTGTATATGCATTAGATAAGTTCAAtgttaaaaagagaaaaaactacagcattcatttgtttttgttttgatgTATCAAAATTTGTAtttgttttgatttttaaaaataagtttttaaggattattttattagaaaattttaataattttaaagaaaaattaaatattaattcaacTAATACCGGTGTTGTAGCAACAACTTCAAGGTCGTGGATTTAAACTTAaatgtttaataatattttctaatTCAAAGATTTAGAAATGAAAGTAATTTAAAATTACTatgaataataattaaaagaaaaatataaaatatttcttttagcATAGTCTATACTTGTTATGAAGATAAAAATTGTACGAAACACGTTATTTTGTACTCAATAATTTTTTCTATATCatttatacataattttgataattttttaaactCTAAATTTTAAACTCGAATCAAAAGTTAACTTTAAGGTCTAGGATTTAGATTTAAAATTCAGAGTTGTATCAATCAACCTAAAGGattggaaaaattattttaaaatttttagtatgTTAATCCAACACAATCTATATTATAATATCTTAATCAATCCTCTTTTGTTAGGTACAAGTTAATTACTCCTTTATGGTTGATTCTTTTGGACCTGGAAGAATGAACTACAGAATGTGAACTTAGTGTGAAACATAAATTAATATTCTCAAATGTAAATTAGTAATATTAATTTTCTATTCAATTGAGACTAAGACTTTGGCAAAAAGAATCAATGAATAAAACCAAGACTTAATTGAAGTTCAGTCGGTAAATTTTATGATTTCTTAAATAATGATAAATTTCTTTATTCAACAaccatatatatattcaaaagatccaactgatgagggttggtatgttgtactccggaacacctctagagacttgtttgacatggataacggaagtagagatgacatcgtcgaaagatcagaaacattacattttccagaacaaaacttagatgaaaatatccctagtactagtacacaacatcaatgggttcgacatgatgtggatgaagatatttacgaataatgatgtagtaataagattttacgattttttaattatatgtaatattataattttaatcttggtaatgttatataatttaactattttatatgtactattattgttgtaatttgttactaaaacttcaactattttatatgtatcgcaggaaaaatgcgtagaagaagatcatgagatttaagtattgtccagaatactctAAATTCGGAAGAAGtaaatagtgaacagcagacagttgttggatcttcgaatgtgccaGAGATACTTGACGAGCTtgcagaatttcaaagtaatgttaagttcattttacatgtgttgacttttattattgatttatttgtcaattttaatataataataatataccaaTTTTCAGCTGAAAGTAGTGGGACGCGCAGAGGTCGAGGACGTACGCTGCTTAAAGATTTATATGACTTAAatcctgtcgagcgtgtcaaagtaagtagaaacagtcatggtcagcctattggatctgaagctcgacttttagcaggctatttgagCATTATatcacgaaatgccaatatgttgcccatcaactacgaatcatggcatcagatgcctgatagcaacaaaaacgAAGCTCttgataatattaaggtaacaaaacgtgaatgtaatttataatactttggtttaagtttcatttatatttacattttaaacttatgtttttttaggagagatttgctttagaggtctccgatgactatatcaagaaggcattgggtaaaaaatggagagaccataaaagcactttgaaaaaactatattttaagaaagacataagcctcgaggaaaaattgagaaatgtcccgccgggaatgctgaggtaccaatgggaagatgcggttagattctggaattcaaagaaataagaGGTATTAcatatttccaaactcttatatatagtgtttactatatacgtaataataatttcattatgtaggaccgtgagcgagttggaacaagcagcaggaaaaaacaaaaattcatgCACACGACAGGGTCGAGAACTTTTGCTTatgtagctgaggccgaggtattatgaatttattaatgctttcaaatattaataactttctactattaaataatatttttactactttattgtaggaagtctcgtctggtcaaaaagttggacgccttcagctttttgagattacaCATAGGAAGAAAAATGGATCCCCTATGACATCCAAGctagagaaattatggtatatttacttaataaaatttgatttattataaatatttataatgtttaattatactAGTTTAATTCTTCATtactagttttaaataatgttaagttatgttgcattcctttttattatatatttcgtttctaactctttaattgattttttaggagaaactaaaggagaagaaggcggagtATGAAACgattgcttcgactgatagttctgttaatcttgagaacattgataatagaattatcaatgaagttttgggtcctgaaaggtacggtcgggttcgatttcaaggatttGGTGTTACcctgacccaatattttggatccggctcccagcaatacatgccttctgGGAGTCAACCTCAAGCTGAAGTTCAAAgattaagagaccagatagctcagatgTAAGCGAACATGGTTGAGCAAAATACcgaggttcaaagaaaatatgaagaactccaacaacaacttagagcggaggcagcaGAGAGGGAGGCAACGGCAGCAGTGAGGGAGGCAGCGGCAGTAGCGAGGGAGGCAAAGGCAGCAGCGATGGCAGCAGAGCAGAGCAGAAAGTACGATGAGCTCCAGCTACAGCTTCAGCAAATAATGCAGATGTTTAAGCAGTCGtaaaagccgccatcttagacattagttttctccttgtaagaatgtttttaacattgtcacatttaacattattgtaagaatattacttaatttattaattatatcatagatctttcgttgaatttgaagtatcatttagatttaatgttttttattgtattttttatgctacatttgctgtttttggttggatttcataCTATATTAGCTATTTTTGGTTCGAATTAATGCAGGAAgggttggatattggtgaaaaatgtaCATTTCAAATCTGTCAAAATTAACAGAGTTTgtgaaaaaagcgccgctaaaagcccgctaaaagtc contains:
- the LOC108462001 gene encoding uncharacterized protein At1g05835-like — protein: MATTLTLFFVVLFLALIGQGYCQCTLADVKIIQTQTGKTVENKPEWKATVKNDCICTQSDLKLSCDGFQTVEAVDSSLMAKTGAECLINGGQPVASSSNLSFNYAWDTSFPFKPLSSQINCS